The Herbaspirillum sp. DW155 genomic interval CCCGCTTTTTATTCCTGCTTGGCTGTCGTGTCAAGCATATTTCTGGCAACCCGCCTCACGGGACAGGGTTTGCAATCATTTAGATTTCGTTATGATCGTGGCGCGTGCGGGGATCACGTCCAGGGCTCGCTTTCCCTCTGTAGCAAGGTATGGACGCAGGGAGCGGGATGGGACGGCAGTCCCCGCAAAACTTAGAACTTCAGCCGCCCCCCCTTGCCGGCATGACCGATATCCACAGCGATACTGCAAGCAGGGAGGCGGGCAGCGTGAAGCCTGTCGGTGCGGAAACTGTTTATACCATCCATGCTGTGCTGGCATGTTCCTTGCAGAGCTTCAGGCGACACACTGCCGGTGATTCCATATGTTTGCCGGACAGGGTGCGGGCAGGACCATTCCGGGATTTCTTAAGGTTTTTGCCCGGCTGCATCATTTTTCCTATTCAACGACCACAAGGGAAACACCATGAAGTTCATCAAGACCGCCACCGCTGCATCGCTGGGCCTGATGGCCGCGCTGTCCGTCACCTCAGGTTTGGTGCAGGCTGACAACCTGGCCGATATCCAGAAGGCCGGCGTGGTCAAGATCGGCGTGCCGCAGGACTTTGCGCCTTATGGCTCGGTCACCTCCGACCTGCAGCTGCAGGGCCTGGATATCGACGTGGCCAGGCTGGTCGCCAAGGGCCTGGGGGTGAAGGCCGAGCTGGTGCCGGTGCCCATCTCCAGCCGCATGGCCTTCCTGCAGACGCACAAGATCGATCTCATCATCTCCACCCTGGGCAAGAATGCCGAACGCGAAAAAGTGATCGATTTCTCGCAGGGCTATGCGCCCTACAACAATAGTGTGTTCGGCGTGGCCGCCATCAAGATCGCAGGCCCGGCTGACCTGGCCAACCAGACCGTGGGCGTGGCGCGTTCCACCTTCGAGGACCTGATGCTCACCGAGAGCGTTCCCAAGAGCACCACCATCAAGCGCTACGAAGACAACAACGGCCTGATCGCGGCCTACGTATCGGGTCAGGTGCAGATCGTCGGCACGGGCGACTTCGTGGCCTATGCGCTGGCCGACAAGACCCCCAACAACAAGCCGGTGCTGAAATACATCATCAATGTCTCGACCTGCTACGTGGGCATGAACAAGGGCGAGCCTGCGCTCATGGCCAAAGTCAACGATGCGCTGACCGCCGCCAAGAAGAGCGGTGAACTCAATGGCATCGTCAAGAAGTGGCTCAACGTGCCGCTGCCGGAAAAGATCGCGACCACTTACCAGTAAGCCGCCTCTTCCCCTTGCACAGCGTCTGGCCCGCCCTGGCGGGCCATTTTCGTTTCTGCTTACTGGAAGGTCGTGGCCATCCTCGCGGGCAGGGGGACGTTCAGCCATTTCTGCACGATCGCGTTGAGTTCGCCGCTCTTCTTGGCGGCCGTCAGCACCTCATTGACCTTCGCCAGCAGGGCCGCTTCGCCTTTGTTCAGACCGACGCTGCAGCTCGATTCATTGATGATGTACTTGAGCACGGGCTTGTTGTCGGGCGCCTTCTCCGCCAGCGCATAGGCCACGAAGTCGCCCGTGCCCACGAGTTGCACCTGTCCGGAGACGTAGGCCGAGATCATGGCATTGTTGTCTTCGTAGCGCTTGATGGTGGCGCTCTTGGGCGCGGTGTCGGTCAGTTGCAGATCCTGGAAGGTGCCGCGTGCCACGCCCACGGTCTTGTCGGCGAGGTCGGCCGGACCACTCACCTTGACCGAGGCTACGCCGAAGACGCTGTTGTTGTAGGGCGCATAGGATTGCGAGAAGTCGATCACCTTTTCACGCTCGGCATTCTTGCCCAGGGTGGAGATGACCAGATCGGCCTTGTGCGTCTGCAGGTAGGCGATGCGATTGGCGCTGGCGACCGGGACCAGTTGCACCTTCACGCCCATCTTCTGCGCGATCAGCCTGGCCACGTCGATATCCAGCCCCTGCAGTTGCAGCTCTGCATTGACCGAGCCGAAGGGCGCAAAATCCTGCGGCACGGCGATGCGCACCGTGCCCGCCTTCTGGATGTCGGCCAGTGCATCGGCATGCGCGGGTTGGGTGGACATGCCTAGAACCCATTTCATAAATAGGCGTGAGATGCGTTCTGTCCAGAAAGGGCGCTGGCAAGGCGCGCGACGCGTCGTGTGGCGGTGCCACACGCAAGGAGCGCAACGCGGCCAGCGCCCTTTCTGGACAGAACCCGCAGGGAGCGGCCCGTTTGGGCGAATTGCTGCGTTACGAATTTGGGTCAAGACGCCCAGTCTTGACCCAAATTCGCGCCTTGCACTTCATCCCAAACGGGACTCGCTCGCACTCACGCCTATTTATGAAATGGGTTCTAGAAGGGCCAGCGAGACAGCCAGCGCCGGTTTGGCAAACTTCATGGAACCCCCTTTTTGAAATCTTGAAATGGATGTGTCGTGCCGGGGCGGGTTTGCAATGACCATGCCAGGCCGGCTGCGGTGTGTTGGCGGGGACTTGCGATGCGCTGGCAGGCATGGCTTGCCTCCGGGCGCGCCATGATGATCCGGCACCCCGGTAGGCCGAATGGCAATGGCCGATGCAAGGGCAGTGAGGGCGATCTTGGGGCGGGGGTTCACCAAGTTTGCGCCTGTCCCCGCATCCGATCATGTCGGAATATGGTCGGTCGTTTGTGACGGATGGACATCTTCGGCAGCTGCGCGTCTCAGGATGAGGCGTTCCATCTTGCGGTTTCTGTTTGGCAGAAACTGCTCCGGGCCATCGGCTTCAGTGTCCGGCCAGCGTGGCCGCCTCGACCTCATGCGCCAGCACCTGCCGCACCGTGGCGACCACGTAGTCGATCTCGGCCTCGGTGGTGCCGCGTCCCAGCGAGAAGCGCACGGCGTTGCGCGCGACTTCCGGTGAGCGGCCGATGGCCAGCAGCACGAAAGAGGGCGCGGATGCCGCCGAGTTGCAGGCCGAGCCGGCCGATACGGCAATGCCCAGCAACTGGCTGCCCAGCGTGCCATAGCGCGTCGGCGGGAAACTGACGTTGAGGTTGTGCGGCACGCGCGCCTCGGCACTGCCGTTCAACTGCACCCCCGGCAACGCCGCCAGCCCCGACCACAGGCGGTCGCGCAGGGCGCGGATGCGGCGTCCTTCTTCTTCCAGCAATTCGCCCGCCAGCGCAAAGGCCTCGCCCATGCCCACGATCTGGTGCGTGGCCAGGGTGCCGGAGCGCATGCCGTTTTCATGGCCGCCACCATCGATCTGGGCTTCCAGCTTCAGGTCCGGATTGTGGCGCACGTAGAGGGCGCCGATGCCCTTGGGACCGTAGACCTTGTGCGCCGAGAAGGACATCAGGTCCACCTTCAGCTGCGCGAGGTCAATGGCGATCTTGCCGGCCGCCTGCACGGCATCCACGTGGAAGACCACACCATGCGCGGCACAGAGTTCGCCCAGTTCTGCAATGGGCTGGATCACGCCGATCTCGTTGTTCACGTACATCACCGAGGCCAGCAGCGTATCCGGGCGCAGCGCCGCGCGGAACTGCGCCAGGG includes:
- a CDS encoding transporter substrate-binding domain-containing protein, which encodes MKFIKTATAASLGLMAALSVTSGLVQADNLADIQKAGVVKIGVPQDFAPYGSVTSDLQLQGLDIDVARLVAKGLGVKAELVPVPISSRMAFLQTHKIDLIISTLGKNAEREKVIDFSQGYAPYNNSVFGVAAIKIAGPADLANQTVGVARSTFEDLMLTESVPKSTTIKRYEDNNGLIAAYVSGQVQIVGTGDFVAYALADKTPNNKPVLKYIINVSTCYVGMNKGEPALMAKVNDALTAAKKSGELNGIVKKWLNVPLPEKIATTYQ
- a CDS encoding transporter substrate-binding domain-containing protein — encoded protein: MSTQPAHADALADIQKAGTVRIAVPQDFAPFGSVNAELQLQGLDIDVARLIAQKMGVKVQLVPVASANRIAYLQTHKADLVISTLGKNAEREKVIDFSQSYAPYNNSVFGVASVKVSGPADLADKTVGVARGTFQDLQLTDTAPKSATIKRYEDNNAMISAYVSGQVQLVGTGDFVAYALAEKAPDNKPVLKYIINESSCSVGLNKGEAALLAKVNEVLTAAKKSGELNAIVQKWLNVPLPARMATTFQ
- a CDS encoding aminotransferase class V-fold PLP-dependent enzyme, whose amino-acid sequence is MNAPTPCRPPADLRFPIYLDYGATTPVDPHVARVMCDFLTDKFGNAASSSHPFGWEARRAVEQARAQVAGLVGARPDEIIWTSGATESNNLALKGTAHALRAQGRGKHLITVATEHKAVLDTMHTLEKAGFEVTYLQPGADGLITLAQFRAALRPDTLLASVMYVNNEIGVIQPIAELGELCAAHGVVFHVDAVQAAGKIAIDLAQLKVDLMSFSAHKVYGPKGIGALYVRHNPDLKLEAQIDGGGHENGMRSGTLATHQIVGMGEAFALAGELLEEEGRRIRALRDRLWSGLAALPGVQLNGSAEARVPHNLNVSFPPTRYGTLGSQLLGIAVSAGSACNSAASAPSFVLLAIGRSPEVARNAVRFSLGRGTTEAEIDYVVATVRQVLAHEVEAATLAGH